The proteins below come from a single Metarhizium brunneum chromosome 1, complete sequence genomic window:
- the Tf2-12_2 gene encoding Transposon Tf2-12 polyprotein, with product MAPRETTTASGSNETREGPTTISAHDMLAEIIRLRERVQQMEEERQEQATTAATIKKDLGEILRPRAPGPYDGSPGALQGFLTQLRAYHRQFPTKMEESSAKVLHAGGCMTGVALAWFEPIMRDYLNKEKDDREEETNTIFESYDEFEKAIKKAFGTVDEARAAEYYIDGLKQKGSASDYAARFRQLASQLDWEDEPLMSAFYKGLKEEVKDELYRENRPDNLSDYIAMAVRIDDRQYQRRIQKKQGKGTWSPAKGKSYQANQRRKRDEPIAYGHTLNPGRMELDATKKDDKKEKKCYNCGKPGHFANKCKKPRKEWKPVPEGGKKQLNSTNQQKIEVTESEVEHKNLNWTFCYDDNCYVHMSSKQERGWFPKEPRKPKKKIMNFIGNGLQVAKQLVQEDLDEQSMEKRTLAMTGRKELHEPKSPEYLDEDSHQEILDWVRQQAEARKNRREQQYREEQDAQILTTFDEPEDRVREMSVDDDNAILDTPEASEDERSEEETPARLTATQEQAVQRYFPAPTGKHFAIPILAVDTTTAMENQTLWFPEGEKEDDPRLSPRHAEHTRLAWASCAFAMCQAHFQTKARLDAFPIRMKGYPIKAPYFRWELLEWRVKIINNDQTMILEPDSNTPIKCRAHTDPTDNGRSDKMVLDAEVMGHRVRILVDSGAMGNYISPRVVNRYQLPWKHKEAPYELTDIEGKLFAYNDGIINQETDHLEVQIQSHSEVIQLDVMDVSEHDLVLGYPWLWESNPLINWRTGQLKWNETSGQQNQQNSEERTKFRHNLAHEQSSEEKEPSSKLSKDQRQQTSGRKAVKTIGSTVTTSTALQTGIRTTISNKKTKAKIRKVIATLRKDLANTNKKLEGEKRNENDKDDKSPITKEERLKNIPKEYRKYEKLFAEELETGLPEHSQWDHQIELIDGKSTTFHKIYNLNARELETLREYIDEMLAKGYIRASTSEAGYPVMFVPKKNGKLRLVVDYRRLNAITMKDRTPLPLISELRDRLHGMNWFTALDLKGAYNLIRIKKGHEWKTAFRTKFGLFEYLVMPFGLTNAPATFQRMINSVLRKYLDNFVVVYLDDILIFSKTLEDHKRHVHKVLQALQDAKLLVEPAKSKFHTQEVDFLGHTIRPNEIRMEKTKIEAVRNWPTPKNVKDIQSFRGFANYYRRFIKSYGEIAAPLDELTKKDKQWNWNDEAQCAFDKIKELITSEPVLRTFDPEKETELETDSSDFALGAQVGQRDDDGKLHPIAFYSKKLHGAELNYPIYDKEFLAIINAFKEFRHYLMGSKHKVKVYTDHKNISHFATTQQLNGRQIRWAEYLSEFDYEIIHRKGSENGRADALSRRSDYDTGVPTATGPLLEINKNGNFQQKQLNAILKVQKEDPVYGKIHQWATDNIQHIGDVPTGCTCHPGGVPMYGEKIWIPPELQEECIKEMHEHPVYGHQGIRKTLDKIRRQYDFSGIKKMVEKVVNECIQCGKSKASRHKPYGELQPLPVPTRPWESIAFDHITKLPMSKEPMTNVEYDSIFVVTDRLTKYGYFLPYREASNAEELAYVFLRTIASNHGLPEEIISDRGSTFTSKFWQALMAQLGTNHKLSTAYHPQTDGQTERLNQTLEQYLRCYINHQQDDWVKWLPTAQLAYNSSISESTKQTPAYANYGFNPEVFRTQREGPQAERAMLQADELKRLHEEMRHELEFVRNRMAQYHNRKRSKGPIFGEGDMVYLLRRNIKTTRPSDKLDYKKLGPFAIKKRISTNNYELSLPKTMRNHPIVHISLLEKAPNNAPAEEDIEVMNETEYEVERILDMRTRNKTRQYLIKWKSYGDEENTWEPTEHLKNCQHLLRQYHQQHSTRHPQTQRSNPTRQ from the exons atggcaccacgcgagactaccaccgcatctggatccaatgaaacccgagagggaccaaccaccatctctgctcacgacatgcttgctgagatcatacgccttcgggaacgggtccaacagatggaagaagaacggcaggaacaagccacgactgcggccacaattaaaaaggacttgggagaaatccttagacccagggcaccaggaccgtacgacggatccccgggtgcgcttcaaggattcctcactcaactcagggcttaccaccgacaattcccgaccaaaatggaagaatcctctgccaaggtactgcacgcaggagggtgtatgacgggagtggcactcgcatggtttgaacccattatgagggactaccttaacaaagaaaaagacgaccgcgaagaagaaaccaacaccattttcgaaagttacgatgaattcgaaaaagctatcaaaaaggcctttggaacagttgacgaagctagggctgctgagtactacatcgacgggctcaagcagaagggatcggcatccgattatgccgctcgcttcagacaacttgcatctcagcttgactgggaggacgaacctcttatgtcagctttctataaaggacttaaggaagaagtcaaagatgaactctacagggagaacagaccagacaacttatcggactacatcgctatggcggtacgaatcgacgacagacagtatcagcgacgcatacagaagaaacagggtaaaggaacctggagccctgccaaagggaagagttaccaagccaatcaacgcagaaagcgtgacgaacctattgcctatggtcacactcttaaccctggacgaatggagcttgacgctaccaagaaagacgacaaaaaggaaaagaaatgctacaactgcggaaaaccaggacatttcgccaataaatgcaagaaacccaggaaagaatggaagccagtaccagaaggaggtaagaaacaactcaattctactaaccaacagaaaatcgaagttaccgaatcagaggtggaacataagaacctcaactggaccttctgctatgacgacaactgctacgttcacatgagcagcaaacaagaaagaggatggtttccaaaagaaccaagaaaaccaaagaagaaaattatgaacttcataggaaacggactgcaagtagccaaacaactggtacaagaagacctggacgaacaatcaatggaaaagagaacgcttgcaatgacgggacgaaaggaactccatgaaccaaaatcgccagaatatttggacgaagactcgcaccaagaaattctcgattgggtgcgacaacaagcagaagcaaggaagaatcgaagggaacaacaatatagggaggagcaagacgcacaaatcctcaccaccttcgacgaaccggaagatagagtaagggaaatgagcgtcgatgacgacaacgcaatcctagatactccagaagcgtccgaagacgaacgaagcgaggaagaaacgcctgcaaggctgacagccacacaagaacaagctgtacagcgatatttccccgcaccaacaggaaaacatttcgcaattcctattctagcagtggacaccaccacggcaatggaaaaccagacactatggtttccggaaggagagaaggaagacgatcctagactctcaccaagacacgcggaacatacacgtttagcatgggcatcatgcgcgtttgcaatgtgccaggcacactttcaaaccaaggcacgattggatgcgtttccgatcaggatgaaaggatatccgatcaaagcaccatacttcagatgggaactcctagaatggagagtgaagataatcaataacgatcaaacgatgatcttggaacccgattcaaacacacccatcaaatgccgagctcatacagatcctacggac aacggacgaagcgacaaaatggtattagacgccgaagtcatgggacatcgcgttcgcatacttgtggacagtggcgcgatgggcaactatatctcacccagagttgtgaatcgttaccaactaccgtggaaacacaaagaggcaccatacgagttaactgatatcgaaggaaaactttttgcctataatgacggaatcattaaccaagagactgatcatctcgaagtacagattcaaagtcattcagaagtgattcaactcgatgttatggacgtatcggaacacgacctagtgttagggtacccatggttatgggagagtaacccactgatcaactggaggacaggccaactgaagtggaacgagacttcaggccaacagaatcagcagaattcggaagaaagaacgaaatttcgtcataacttagctcatgaacagagttctgaagaaaaagaaccttcaagcaagttatccaaggaccaacgacaacaaacaagcggcagaaaagcagtcaaaacaattggatccaccgtaacgacctcgacggcgctacaaaccgggatacgaacaacaataagcaacaagaagacaaaagccaagatccgaaaggttattgccaccttaaggaaagacctcgcgaacacaaacaagaaactcgaaggagaaaagaggaacgagaacgataaagacgacaaaagcccaataacgaaagaagaaagactcaagaatatccctaaggaataccggaaatacgaaaaattattcgcagaagaattagaaaccggattaccagaacacagccaatgggatcatcagattgaattgatagacggaaagtcgacaacattccataagatttacaacttaaacgcaagagaactcgaaacactacgggagtacatcgacgagatgttagcgaaaggctacatcagagcatccacatcagaagctggatacccagttatgtttgttccaaagaaaaacgggaaactgcggttagtagtggactatcggcgattgaacgcgattaccatgaaggatcgaacaccgttgccactaatatcggaactacgggaccgattgcacggaatgaattggttcaccgctttggacctgaagggagcatacaatttgattcgaataaagaaaggccatgaatggaagacagcctttagaacgaagttcggactattcgaatacctggtaatgccattcgggcttaccaacgcaccagcgacattccaacgaatgatcaacagcgtactacgaaaatatttggacaattttgtggtagtgtatctggacgatatactgatcttctcaaaaaccctggaagaccacaaaagacatgtacacaaggtactacaagcgctacaagacgcgaagttactagtggaaccagcaaaaagcaaattccatacccaggaagtagacttcctaggacacacgatacgaccaaacgagatacgaatggaaaagacaaagattgaggcagtaaggaactggccaacaccgaagaatgtcaaggacatacaaagctttagaggctttgcgaactattacaggagattcatcaagagctacggcgaaatcgcagcacccttggatgaactcaccaagaaggataagcagtggaattggaacgatgaggcgcaatgtgcctttgacaagatcaaagaactcatcacatccgaacctgttttgagaaccttcgacccagaaaaagaaacggaactagaaaccgactcatcagactttgctctaggagcacaagttggacaaagagacgatgacggaaaactacaccctattgcgttctactcgaagaaacttcatggagcagaactcaactaccccatctacgacaaagaattcctagcaatcatcaatgctttcaaggaatttagacactatctcatgggaagcaaacacaaagttaaggtgtataccgatcataagaacatctctcattttgcgacgacgcaacaattgaatggacgacaaattcgatgggccgaatatctttcagaattcgactacgaaatcatccatcgaaaaggatccgagaacggacgagcagacgctctaagtcgaagaagcgactacgatacaggagtacctacagcaacaggaccactccttgagatcaataaaaatggcaatttccagcagaaacaactgaatgccatattgaaagtacagaaagaagacccagtatacggcaaaatacaccaatgggcaacagacaatatacaacacattggggacgtaccgacgggatgcacatgccacccaggaggagtaccaatgtatggagagaaaatctggataccaccagaattacaagaagaatgcatcaaagaaatgcatgaacatccagtctacggacatcaaggaatccgcaagacactggataagatacgacgacaatacgatttctcaggaatcaagaaaatggtcgaaaaggttgtcaacgaatgcatacaatgcggaaaaagtaaggcttcacgacataagccatacggagaactgcaaccattaccagtaccaacacgaccatgggaatcgatagctttcgatcatattacgaagctaccaatgtcaaaagaaccaatgaccaacgtggaatatgacagcatattcgtggtcacggatagactcacaaaatacggatactttttaccgtacagagaagcaagcaatgcagaagaacttgcatatgtgttcttacgaacaatagcaagtaaccatggactgccagaagaaatcatatcggacagaggaagtacatttacttctaagttttggcaagcacttatggcacaacttggaacgaatcacaagttaagcaccgcataccatccacagacagatggacagacggaaagattgaaccagacgcttgaacagtatctacgatgttacatcaatcatcaacaggacgattgggttaaatggttacctacagcgcaattggcttacaatagctcgatatcagaatcgacaaagcaaacaccagcctacgccaattacggatttaatcccgaagtatttcgaacacagcgcgaaggaccgcaagcagaacgagcgatgctgcaagcagatgaactgaagagattgcacgaagaaatgcgacacgaattggaattcgtacgaaacagaatggcacaataccataatcgtaaaagatcgaagggaccaatctttggggagggagacatggtctacctactccgacgaaacatcaaaacaacgcgaccaagcgacaaattggactacaaaaaattaggaccattcgctatcaagaaaagaatatcgacaaacaactacgaactttcattaccaaagactatgaggaatcatcctatagtacacatttcacttcttgagaaagcaccaaacaatgcaccagcagaagaagacatcgaagtcatgaacgaaacggaatatgaagtagaacggatcttagacatgaggacaagaaacaaaacacgccaatatctcattaaatggaaaagctatggagacgaggaaaacacatgggaacctacggagcacctgaagaattgccagcacctattacggcagtatcaccagcagcattcaacaaggcatccccaaacacagcgttccaatccaacacgtcaatag